The Sabethes cyaneus chromosome 3, idSabCyanKW18_F2, whole genome shotgun sequence DNA window CGATTATAACCTCCAAGCCGTAAATGATTTACACCGTGTATTTGGGAGATTATAATTTTCCTGTGAAGCAGGTAATTGTATAGAGGACAtgttaatttgaatttgattcaTATAGTTTAAGCATATGTATAATATTGTACTTAATAATTAATCATTTTAATGTGTATAATATACATAGTGATTTTAATGTGTCGGATATAATATTAATGTGGTGTGTTGTGATGTAAACGTGATCGTATCGTACTCGTGTGCATGCTGTTTATCTTTAATGTAAACTCTTTTAACTCACGTTTAGTTTCCCCTATAGTAAACTCGATCTTCCGGTGGTGGGTAGCTTATGTTCGTTCTAAGTAGCCTTTGTAATAAGATTAGCGTTAGGATAGGTTAGTTTTTATCCCGTCAATCGTATGTACTCGTAAGTAAGCTTTTAGCACGTAGAAATACTCTAGGCTTagtaatagtttttatggtaggTTTAACAATTTTAGCGAATTAAGAAAAAATAGAATTCAATCAAGCTGCGTACACTTCGATCCGTTTTATCCTTCTTGTTTACACTTACCGGCTCGATGACACTATTCGCTTGTCATCATTCTTTCGATCGGTTTGGCAGTCGATCGGTTGATCGGTCGATTGGTCGTTGGACGCGTGTCGGTCGAATAGGGTCGGCCAACACTCCCCCGGGTGCACCAGCGTCTTCGCTGGCATGCTCTTCCTCGCGTCGGACGTCCAACACTGCCAACTTCGCCACAGGACGTTCGTAAATGCCGTTCATCGTCCTGACTGTAGCCGACCGGACTCTACCGTCTTTGCTGGGGCAGGTTCCGATGATTCTGCCTTTCAGCCAACAATTTCTTGGTAGATTGTTATCAACGATAACAACAATATCTCCTAGGGCTATTGCTTTGACGTCAGTAAACCATTTCATCCGTCTCGTTATCTCTGGAAGATAGTCGGAAACCCAGCGTTTCCAAAATTGGTCAGCCATCGCCTGGGACGCACGCCAGTTTTGCCGTAGTGCGACTCCACTATCATTCAAAGGCAAAAGTGGTTTAGTTCCGTTCGACGACCCCAATAGGAAGTGATTCGGAGTTAGCGCTGGGGACGAGTCATCATCGATGGGAACGTGCGTTAGGGGGCGGTTGTTGATGGTGTTTTCCACTAAGACAAGCAAGTTTCGCAGAACTTCTTCAGATGGCTTCTTCGAGAAGCAGACGGCAGACAGGTTCTTTTTGACGCTGCGGATGAGCCGCTCCCAGCTACCACCCATGTGTGGTGTCAACGGTGGATTGAAGATCCAGTTAGTTTCCGTACAATCGAAGGCTTTTCGTATCTCGTCGTAGTGTACCGCTTCGTTCAGCCTCTTCAACTCACGGCTTGCACCGATAAAATTTGTACCACGGTCACTCCGAATAGTTCTGGGAATACCGCGTCGTGCCATGAAGTTTTCGAGGCCGATGATACATGAGCTTGTGCTGAGTGCGTATAGAAGCTCAATATGGATTGCCCGGGTTGTCAGGCACGTAACAATCATTCCCCATCTTTTTTCGCACCTCCTTCCAACGACGATTTCCATCGGACCGAAGCAGTCAATCCCGACGTGAGTGAAGGGGTGTGAGTAAGCGGTCAGTCGCTCAATAGGAAGGTCGGCCATATAAGGCACTTGTGGAATCGAGCATTCATTTTTGCAGCTTTGACAATTCTTTCGCACTGTCGCAAATTGAGTTCGAATTCGAGGGATAACGAATCTTTGCCGAAGCTCGTTTACAACGGTCTCGTGGTTTTGGTGGTGATATTTCGTatggtagtgttgaatgatcaGTGTGGTGATGTGGTGAAAGCGTGGGAGGATTACTGGTTTTTTCGCTTCCTCGGTTGCGTAATTGCAGGCAGAGATCCTACTACGCATACGCATGACGCCGCAATCATCTAGCCATGGGGACAGCTTGAATATTGAACTAGATTTTGGGAGCAGATTTATTTGAGCGGTGGACTGCGATGTTTCGTTTAGAAGGGCGACTTCTTCTGTGTATCCTTCATGTTGTGCCAAGCGAAAAAGAAATGCTTCGGCCGCACGTAATTCTTGGTTTATGGGTGATCCAGATACTTTCGGCTGTCTGTTTCTTCTACATTCACGGTTCGTCAGAAAGCGATAGCAAAATCCAACAGTAGTGATTAATCGTTTCCAGCTACCAAAGCGTGTCACGTCGACTACCGGTTCGGGAGATAGAAAATGCGCAAGCAAATGAGGCCGCAGCTCGTTTTCTGTTTCGGAAATCTTCAAAGAGACTACAGGCCATGCAGATTCAGGCTTCCAGAGGAATGCAGGGCCGTTGAACCACCTGGAATGTGGGCCAAGATCCGGATTTGTTTCCCACTTGGTTCCATCATCTGCCACGTTTTGCTTAGTGGGAACCCACAACCATTCCTTGGCTTCAGTGGTATCCAAGATCTCACTGACACGATGAGCCACGAATTGACTGAATCGACGATGGTCGGAGTTAATCCAACTGAGTACGTCACGTGAGTCAGTCCAATAGACATGCCGCTGAATGGAGATTGCTAGAGATTGAGTGACCGTACGTGCTAATCGTGCTCCTACGATTGCTGCCTGCAATTCAAGTCTTGGGATGGAATGAAACTTTAGAGGAGCCACTCTTGTTTTTGCTGCTACAAGGGAACATTCCACTGTTGCGCTGTTGGAGAAGCGAAGAAACGTGGCTGCAGCAAAACCATTTTCACCAGCGTCTACGAAAGTGTGCAGCTGAACTTCACAGTTGCTCGGAATCGATGAGGAATGGTACCATCGCGGAATTCTGACCTGCTCTATTTTCGGTAACATCTTCAACCATCGGCACCATTTCTCGAACAGCGAATCATTGATTTCATCATCCCACTGTATCCCTGATCGCCAAACTTCCTGTAGAAGGACTTTTAAAAACATAAGAAAATGGGCAATTAGACCAAGCGGGTCGAAGATTGACATTAGCACCCGTAGCATTTCCCGTTTCGTGGGATGTCTTCGACCTTTCAAAAGATCTACATCGTAACGTTGCCATCCGATTCGGTATACGAATTTGTCGGATGCGGTGCACCACCACATGCCCAACACTTTTTCTGTAGCTAGTGCTCCGGTAAACAAATCGAGGTTCTTTTCTACAGATCCACTTTGTTGCAGAGTTGCGAGGACTTCTGGACTATTGCTCACCCAATTACGTATTTCAAAGCCGCCCGCAGCGTGTATTCGTCGGATTTCCTGAGCTAACTGGATGGCACGCGCTGGTGTCTCAATACTAAGCATTGCATCGTCAACGTAATGCCGATTCTTGATGACGTCAACCGCTTCAGGAAGCTCACCCGCAAATCTATCAGcattgatatttttaacatattgtgCACAAGCAGGGGAGCAGCTTGCGCCAAACGTCATTACGTTCATAACGTAGGTCTGGATTATTCCGTTGTCATCCCTCCACAAGAAACGCTGGCATTGTTGATCGAGAGGGTTGATAAGAACCTGGTGGAACATTTCTTTGATGTCCCCAGTGAGGCCAATTTGATGTTCACGAAATTGAAGGAGTATGGCGAACAGTGAGCGAAGTTGATCAGGTCCCTTGATGAGTGTAGAATTGAGAGATACGCCAAAGGCCGTTGATGCAGCATCCCACACGAGCCTGACTTTTCCTGGCTTATTTATGTTTATAACCGGAAACACAGGCAGGTACCAAGTGCGTGAATAAACCGTATGCAATTCCATCTCCGTCAGTTTTCGAGCGTAGCCTTTAGAAAGGTAGTCAGACATCTTCTCCTGCAGGGTCTTTGCCAGCTCAGGATCTTTTTGTAACCGTTTCTCGAGGCAGTGGAATCGTCGTAGAGCCATATCTTTGTTATTTGGCAGACGAATGTTGTCGTGGCGCCACAATAAGCCGGTTTCGTAGCGACTTCCCTTAAAGGTGGTGCGAGATTGTAGAAGCGAAAGAGCTCGTTGATCCTCGGTGGACAGCAGAGTATCGTCTGCCCTCGTAATTCCAAGACTGTCTAACGCAAAGTAGTCTTTAACCGTTTGGTTCAAAGTTTCGTCTGCTTGGCTACTAGAATCGTAAACGTGGAAGGCGTAATGAGCGAAGTGGGAATCATTGCTGCTGCTACATCCACCACAGATGGTCCACCCTAGACGGGTCTTTACCCCGATGGGCTGGTCTAATGTACCTTCTTTGCTCTTCAACACAAGGCTGACCGAAGCGTGTTTCAGTCCTATGAGAATTTGTGGGCGAATATTGTTATACGATTGTATCGGTAAGTTCCGGAGGTGCGTGTAACGGTGAGTCATCTCAGTCATGCTGAGTGACTGATACGGGAGGAGCAATTCCTTTACGGTACGAACTCCAGACAGGTTGTATTGTTTAGCTTCGTTTTGGATTCCACTAATCTTTACGTCCACCGTACGCGAATTGTTTTCGTAGCGCTCTGTACCGCCCGTCCAACGGAGATTCAATGGATTAATATTTCCCTCCAGTTTCAACTGATTGGCAATCTCTTGGTCTAGCAGCGTTACTGCGGATCCTTCGTCTAAGAAGGCATATACATGCACCGCAGAATCCTTGCCCTGGAGAATAACCGGCAgatatttaaacagcacagcGTTAGGAGCAAAGTGATGTGTATTGCACCCTTCCGCAGAACCCTCATTTAGAGATTGAGAGGATTCTTGTGATGGAGTGTTAGTGTACAACTGCGGTTTTTTGTCGTTGTGTAGCAACTCATGATGGAAGTAAGAGCATCCGTCTTTTCCGCAAGGTCTGGCAGTGCATTTTCCATGTTGTCGGCGGAGACATCTGCGGCAGAGCTCGAATTCCCTCACCGCAGCCCATCTTGAATCCCGGGAGAAACTGAGGAAGCGATTGCAGCTAGATGCAGTCTTGCAACTTCCATTGCAAACGGGACACGTGTCGATATACGTTTTCGGCTTAACGTTGGATGTAGATGGATTCGCAGCCTGCGAGTGATCCATAGTATGCGGCTCGGAATGAGAATGAAGGAACGTGTTGGTTTTCTTGGTTGACTTGCTTTCTCCATACAGTGATTTGACGTCTTGAACCAACGGGGGAATTGTTAGTGTGCTTGCAGCCTCCGCAAGAGAGTACATCCACTCTCCAAACGTTGCCAAATTAACCCTTGGAAGATTATGGCGATACCGTGCCCAATCAAGCTTAATCGATGGTGGCAGTTTGTTGACCAGTTGGTGAAGTAGCGTTACATTATACATGTATTCTTCTAGAGAACATGCATCGACCGTCGCGCAGAAATTTTGGACATTCACTGCGAAATCAACTAGTGTTTCGGGTTTGTCCTCTCTTATAGCTGGAAGTGCGCTAATCTTCCTGATGAGAGAGTGCACGATGGCTTCTGGCTGGCCATACAGCATCTGTAGCGTCTTTAGTACGCCCGGCACGTTCGACGGATGCATGAGACGGCTATTAACTGCATCGTACGCTTTGCCCCGCAGGCTTTTCTGTAGCCGGATGATGTTCTCTTCGTGGGAATAGCCGCACATTGCGGTAGTACTATGGAACATCGAGATAA harbors:
- the LOC128740817 gene encoding uncharacterized protein LOC128740817, with product MPGRGSDKSLSKATDKSGGASGGKKSDPEESVVEVNTTERAKSTARRALTDDRCQVCEGPETNQMVQCDECDVWCHFSCVGVTQQVEDQSWICMKCQSAKIQQSILTASRNRLQPPAVSKEAAGSKLSVHDQQSNTAGVKTKPRIVVIPEDGSTNAKRLEQVSKLSHRSSRSILKLQLMQLEEKRAFEEQEARKHREYMKEKYKLLEQMTEKSVSGSSVSERRVENWVDKVNIAMEDLAFDPAGHSTTNHADPSHQKFTHGRESGEIHPRPDNPNSTPLYGFRTPPIASSACDNAPPVAPPTVLPIAPPGARSVILPVAPALFPPRKSDPYLYSQSTTLHELSKQQIAARQAIPRDLPTFSGNSEEWPVFISMFHSTTAMCGYSHEENIIRLQKSLRGKAYDAVNSRLMHPSNVPGVLKTLQMLYGQPEAIVHSLIRKISALPAIREDKPETLVDFAVNVQNFCATVDACSLEEYMYNVTLLHQLVNKLPPSIKLDWARYRHNLPRVNLATFGEWMYSLAEAASTLTIPPLVQDVKSLYGESKSTKKTNTFLHSHSEPHTMDHSQAANPSTSNVKPKTYIDTCPVCNGSCKTASSCNRFLSFSRDSRWAAVREFELCRRCLRRQHGKCTARPCGKDGCSYFHHELLHNDKKPQLYTNTPSQESSQSLNEGSAEGCNTHHFAPNAVLFKYLPVILQGKDSAVHVYAFLDEGSAVTLLDQEIANQLKLEGNINPLNLRWTGGTERYENNSRTVDVKISGIQNEAKQYNLSGVRTVKELLLPYQSLSMTEMTHRYTHLRNLPIQSYNNIRPQILIGLKHASVSLVLKSKEGTLDQPIGVKTRLGWTICGGCSSSNDSHFAHYAFHVYDSSSQADETLNQTVKDYFALDSLGITRADDTLLSTEDQRALSLLQSRTTFKGSRYETGLLWRHDNIRLPNNKDMALRRFHCLEKRLQKDPELAKTLQEKMSDYLSKGYARKLTEMELHTVYSRTWYLPVFPVININKPGKVRLVWDAASTAFGVSLNSTLIKGPDQLRSLFAILLQFREHQIGLTGDIKEMFHQVLINPLDQQCQRFLWRDDNGIIQTYVMNVMTFGASCSPACAQYVKNINADRFAGELPEAVDVIKNRHYVDDAMLSIETPARAIQLAQEIRRIHAAGGFEIRNWVSNSPEVLATLQQSGSVEKNLDLFTGALATEKVLGMWWCTASDKFVYRIGWQRYDVDLLKGRRHPTKREMLRVLMSIFDPLGLIAHFLMFLKVLLQEVWRSGIQWDDEINDSLFEKWCRWLKMLPKIEQVRIPRWYHSSSIPSNCEVQLHTFVDAGENGFAAATFLRFSNSATVECSLVAAKTRVAPLKFHSIPRLELQAAIVGARLARTVTQSLAISIQRHVYWTDSRDVLSWINSDHRRFSQFVAHRVSEILDTTEAKEWLWVPTKQNVADDGTKWETNPDLGPHSRWFNGPAFLWKPESAWPVVSLKISETENELRPHLLAHFLSPEPVVDVTRFGSWKRLITTVGFCYRFLTNRECRRNRQPKVSGSPINQELRAAEAFLFRLAQHEGYTEEVALLNETSQSTAQINLLPKSSSIFKLSPWLDDCGVMRMRSRISACNYATEEAKKPVILPRFHHITTLIIQHYHTKYHHQNHETVVNELRQRFVIPRIRTQFATVRKNCQSCKNECSIPQVPYMADLPIERLTAYSHPFTHVGIDCFGPMEIVVGRRCEKRWGMIVTCLTTRAIHIELLYALSTSSCIIGLENFMARRGIPRTIRSDRGTNFIGASRELKRLNEAVHYDEIRKAFDCTETNWIFNPPLTPHMGGSWERLIRSVKKNLSAVCFSKKPSEEVLRNLLVLVENTINNRPLTHVPIDDDSSPALTPNHFLLGSSNGTKPLLPLNDSGVALRQNWRASQAMADQFWKRWVSDYLPEITRRMKWFTDVKAIALGDIVVIVDNNLPRNCWLKGRIIGTCPSKDGRVRSATVRTMNGIYERPVAKLAVLDVRREEEHASEDAGAPGGVLADPIRPTRVQRPIDRSTDRLPNRSKE